One window of the Salvelinus fontinalis isolate EN_2023a chromosome 2, ASM2944872v1, whole genome shotgun sequence genome contains the following:
- the LOC129826370 gene encoding N-acetylmuramoyl-L-alanine amidase-like encodes MSGAQGVEDSMISPMEPHRKWCLTLLVVLVSAHSDTKVTSSQHMDDFIRVLEQVEDSNPGLEPVNVLRGLRRTAGLRDEFMQHFLGTIREDSTSEAPVMDSNLSDFIGRAMRHKVTERGIEEGVVLTADGTTVAMSPVLLGIEAGLLSETRCRFCGLYPLTLARNLGLSFQRFHSSLLSQRLGPDGCWDDVTSPQVFTLSDKPSLATDALVNGGMDGVILGIEVSAQSQRPLKLSSLLRRYYCHHLEGEGLDAAPRLISQLRRENFRELARPHLLQRQVVRSLVLQRRLIDHSTMLAQEKEELTAVVREGIKEFVHRYMDCPAIIPRCQWGAAPYRGTPTPLSLPLSFMYIHHTYQPGQPCLTFQQCSADMRSMQRFHQDDRGWDDIGYSFVAGSDGYLYEGRGWHWQGAHTKGYNSKGYGVSFIGDYTSSLPSQQTMELVRDRLASCAVGGGRLVGNFTLYGHRQLVKTSCPGDAFYSEITGWEHFGEVQN; translated from the exons ATGTCAGGAGCACAGGGCGTTGAAGACTCAATGATTTCCCCAATGGAACCGCACCGGAAATGGTGTCTGACCCTTCTTGTGGTCTTGGTCAGTGCTCACAGTGATACCAAAG TCACGTCCTCCCAGCATATGGACGACTTCATCAGAGTGTTGGAGCAGGTAGAAGACAGTAACCCTGGACTGGAACCTGTAAATGTGTTGAGAGGCCTGCGCAGGACAGCCGGTCTCAGAGATGAGTTCATGCAGCACTTCTTGGGCACTATCAGGGAGGACAGCACCTCAGAGGCACCAGTCATGGACTCCAATCTCTCAGATTTCATTGGCAGGGCTATGCGCCACAAGGTgacagagagaggtatagaggaaGGGGTTGTCCTTACTGCTGATGGCACCACGGTTGCTATGAGCCCAGTCCTCCTGGGTATTGAAGCTGGGCTACTGTCTGAGACGAGGTGTCGGTTCTGTGGCCTGTACCCCCTCACTCTGGCTAGGAACTTGGGTCTGTCCTTCCAGCGCTTCcacagctctctcctctcccaacgcCTGGGCCCTGATGGCTGCTGGGACGACGTGACCTCGCCTCAGGTCTTCACCCTCTCCGACAAGCCCTCCCTCGCCACCGATGCCCTGGTTAATGGCGGTATGGATGGTGTGATTCTGGGGATTGAGGTCTCAGCTCAGTCCCAGCGTCCTCTCAAGCTGAGCAGCCTACTGAGGAGGTACTACTGTCATCATCTTGAGGGGGAAGGACTGGATGCTGCTCCTCGTCTGATCAGCCAACTACGCAGGGAGAACTTCAGAGAACTGGCCAGGCCCCACCTCCTGCAGAGGCAGGTGGTGAGATCCCTGGTCCTACAGAGGAGACTGATCGACCACTCCACGATGTTGGCACAGGAAAAGGAAGAGCTGACAGCTGTGGTGAGGGAAGGAATAAAGGAGTTTGTCCACAGATATATGG ACTGTCCAGCCATTATCCCGCGGTGTCAGTGGGGGGCTGCACCATATCGGGGCACTCCCACCCccctgtccctccccctctcGTTCATGTACATCCACCACACCTACCAGCCTGGCCAGCCTTGTCTCACCTTTCAGCAGTGTTCTGCAGACATGAGGTCCATGCAACGCTTTCACCAGGATGACCGGGGCTGGGACGATATTGGATACAG CTTTGTGGCAGGCTCTGACGGGTACCTCTATGAGGGGCGTGGGTGGCACTGGCAAGGGGCCCACACTAAGGGCTACAACTCCAAGGGCTACGGGGTGTCATTCATCGGTGACTACACCTCCAGCTTGCCATCGCAGCAGACCATGGAGCTGGTGAGAGATCGTCTGGCATCCTGTGCTGTGGGAGGCGGGCGACTGGTCGGTAACTTCACCCTGTATGGCCACAGACAGCTGGTTAAGACTTCCTGTCCTGGAGACGCCTTCTACTCAGAGATCACAGGCTGGGAGCACTTTGGG GAGGTTCAAAACTGA
- the LOC129826374 gene encoding trafficking protein particle complex subunit 5-like has product MDTRFTRGKSNILERPLTRPKTEVSVSAFALLFSEMVQYCQSRVYSVSELQQRLADLGQSVGASMLDVLVLREKNGKRETKVLNILLFVKVSVWKAMFGKEADKLEQANDDDKTYYIIEKEPLINAYISVPKENSTLNCAAFTAGIVEAILTHSGFPAKVTAHWHKGTTLMIKFDEAVIARDKALDGR; this is encoded by the exons ATGGACACTCGGTTCACGAGAGGAAAGTCAAACATCCTGGAACGGCCTCTAACCCGTCCCAAGACTGAAGTCAGTGTGAGTGCCTTTGCACTGCTCTTCTCTGAGATGGTGCAGTACTGCCAGAGCCGCGTATACTCTGTGTCCGAGCTGCAGCAACGCTTGGCAGACCTGGGTCAGAGCGTTGGCGCCAGTATGCTGGACGTGCTGGTGCTGAGGGAGAAGAATGGGAAGAGGGAGACCAAGGTGCTTAACATACTGCTCTTCGTCAAG GTGTCAGTATGGAAAGCTATGTTCGGTAAGGAGGCAGACAAGCTGGAGCAGGCCAACGATGACGACAAGACCTACTACATCATAGAGAAGGAGCCACTGATCAACGCTTACATCTCTGTGCCCAAGGAGAACAGCACACTAAACTGTGCTGCATTCACCGCTGGCATCGTAGAGGCCATTCTCACACACAGTGGCTTCCCTGCCAAGGTCACAGCCCACTGGCACAAGGGCACCACGCTCATGATCAAGTTTGATGAAGCTGTGATAGCCAGAGACAAGGCCCTGGATGGCAGATAG